The Perca fluviatilis chromosome 2, GENO_Pfluv_1.0, whole genome shotgun sequence genome includes a region encoding these proteins:
- the LOC120553718 gene encoding claudin-4-like, producing MVSQGIQMIGISLAVIGWFLVIVVCALPMWKVTAFIGANNAQTVWQGMWMNCVVQSTGQMQCKVYDSMLALPQDLQAARAMIIISILAGIFGLILSIAGGKCTNCIEEEQAKSKACIMAGVLFIISGLLCLIPVSWSANTIVSDFYNPLIMEAQRYELGASLYIGWAAAALLLLGGGLLCWNCPPKNEHPHYPSKFTPVKSSSTSREYV from the coding sequence ATGGTTTCTCAGGGGATTCAGATGATTGGTATATCGttggctgtgattggctggttCTTGGTCATCGTGGTGTGCGCCTTGCCCATGTGGAAGGTCACCGCTTTCATCGGGGCCAACAACGCTCAGACCGTCTGGCAGGGCATGTGGATGAACTGTGTGGTGCAGAGTACTGGCCAGATGCAGTGCAAGGTGTATGACTCCATGCTGGCTCTGCCCCAAGACCTACAGGCCGCTCGTGCAATGATCATCATCTCCATCCTGGCTGGGATCTTTGGACTGATCTTGTCTATCGCTGGCGGGAAATGCACCAACTGCATCGAGGAGGAGCAAGCCAAGTCGAAGGCTTGCATCATGGCTGGAGTTTTGTTCATCATCTCGGGGTTGCTCTGTCTCATTCCAGTCTCCTGGTCTGCCAACACCATCGTCAGCGACTTCTACAACCCGCTGATAATGGAAGCCCAGAGGTATGAGTTGGGAGCGTCGCTGTACATCGGCTGGGCGGCTGCTGCGCTGCTGCTGTTGGGAGGGGGGCTACTGTGTTGGAACTGCCCTCCCAAAAATGAACACCCCCACTACCCATCCAAATTCACACCTGTGAAGTCATCCTCCACATCAAGAGAATACGTATAG